One Rhododendron vialii isolate Sample 1 chromosome 2a, ASM3025357v1 genomic region harbors:
- the LOC131316260 gene encoding fanconi-associated nuclease 1 homolog isoform X1 translates to MLTGRESLIRLIGKRRRFLPHRQSLISSPSQGSLDLRKGENVGEMTVAEEGSSEKHLGGGGDNDRIGSVVETCAADFVTCPVCGNTVPGGDYMINSHLDTCLARGTKRKLRQRTLLQLNFSSQSKVGIQSSELDQVGVHLVQRAPDNILCDTIRKLHDCVGANRDNTTQCKALMNSESVLSTDSSAENKITYDINCGADSPTLLPENKMPKYEMNETMDDMSGQLLKTFVVGRKFSEEVMLYLGANISLLRDPNNIKDSNAIKVVYAESGCYKMLGFIPRELAQYLSPLMDKYLLSFEGCVTSIPEHSHDVLPIQITCQNEIFSGEKECDNLQVVRSLWENAFRVAESAKTHPLGMAKYQQNFSVLIQEVLRSYPHLFSCDEKIIFETFTSLSDDSQRLFVRLYTRKGPWFRISNLSYPEISDYNQAIKELSATGYMCAVESISDLQDNDLKEVLYLLTVSELREVLCKLKKKCKPGTRKQDFVALLLSSYADGLCPVLPNVVLEKTGPCVQISLSTESIIWRAERLFFLNGEQDLSAFLLVDLGIIKYPNYNCIISKQIFSSRDDFLAYEEAIEVAQVMDQSLDENSTEFVWRCIEVSDSRISNSSHEETRSLTSESPAAFLSCFSAAWVYSKVVLLGVSFLERERRYKDAIILLKQLLKHFTSDRRRGYWTLRLSIDLEHVGCLNESLSVAEDGLLDPSVRAGSRMALQRRVLRLGKPPRRWKTPSFSESVKRKITEVHVQGRPLNCRTGTKSRFYGEDGEQCGVEELAMQYYGGEGGSWQSVHTESGIWLTIFGLLLWDAIFADVPDVFRTRFQTAPLDLGTDSFYEVRKTILEPILVKIYDGAAEEILITSWETHLGTSCRGVNWDRHSLSELRAAVTCIGGPCLASFCRHLAQDYRTWSSGMPDLLLWRFHGDYRGEAKLVEVKGPNDRLSEQQRAWLLFLMDCGFNTEVCKVSPAPVSE, encoded by the exons ATGTTGACCGGAAGAGAGAGCTTGATTCGTTTGATCGGAAAGCGCCGGAGGTTCCTCCCCCACCGTCAATCTCTTATCTCCTCACCCTCCcag GGCTCTTTGGATTTGCGTAAAGGCGAAAATGTTGGGGAAATGACCGTTGCGGAAGAAGGATCATCAGAGAAACAtttgggtggcggtggtgatAATGATCGTATTGGAAGCGTGGTTGAGACTTgtgctgctgattttgtcacctGTCCTGTTTGTGGTAACACTGTTCCTGGCGGAGATTACATGATTAATTCTCATTTGG ACACATGCCTAGCAAGAGGAACCAAACGTAAACTGAGGCAGCGCACCCTTCTTCAGTTAAACTTCTCTTCACAGTCAAAAGTTGGAATTCAATCAAGCGAGTTGGATCAAGTGGGAGTTCATTTGGTTCAGAGGGCTCCTGATAACATTTTGTGTGATACCATTCGCAAATTGCATGACTGTGTCGGTGCGAACAGAGACAACACTACCCAGTGCAAAGCACTCATGAATTCAGAGTCTGTTTTGAGCACTGATAGCTCTGCAGAAAACAAGATAACTTACGATATAAATTGCGGAGCTGATTCACCTACGTTACTCCCTGAGAACAAGATGCCCAAATATGAGATGAATGAAACTATGGACGACATGTCTGGGCAACTCCTCAAAACTTTCGTTGTTGGTCGTAAGTTTAGTGAGGAAGTAATGTTATATCTTGGGGCAAATATCTCTCTTTTGAGAGATCCTAATAATATTAAGGATAGCAATGCCATCAAG GTTGTTTATGCAGAATCTGGATGCTATAAAATGCTTGGTTTTATCCCTCGAGAGTTGGCTCAATATCTGTCTCCTTTAATGGATAAGTACCTCTTGAGTTTTGAG GGCTGTGTAACTTCCATTCCAGAACATTCCCACGATGTTCTCCCAATTCAAATTACATGTCAAAACGAGATATTTTCTGGTGAAAAGGAATGTGACAATCTTCAGGTTGTTAGGTCCTTGTGGGAAAATGCTTTCCGTGTAGCTGAATCTGCAAAAACTCATCCACTGGGCATGGCAAAATACCAACAGAACTTTTCTGTGCTGATACAAGAGGTTTTAAGGAGTTACCCTCATCTTTTCAGCTGTGATGAAAAGATTATATTTG AaacttttacttcactttcagATGATAGTCAGAGACTCTTTGTTCGGCTTTATACAAGAAAAG GCCCATGGTTTCGGATTTCTAATCTTTCATATCCCGAAATATCTGATTACAATCAAGCAATTAAGGAGCTCTCAG CAACTGGCTATATGTGTGCTGTTGAGTCAATCAGTGACTTACAGGACAATGACTTGAAGGAGGTTCTGTATTTGCTTACTGTTTCTGAGCTGCGTGAAGTTTTGTGCAAGCTTAAAAAG AAATGCAAACCTGGTACGAGAAAGCAAGATTTTGTTGCATTGCTTCTTTCTTCATATGCTGATGGATTATG CCCAGTCCTACCAAATgtggttttggaaaaaacagGACCTTGTGTTCAGATATCTTTATCAACTGAGTCCATTATTTGGCGTGCTGAG AGGCTTTTCTTCTTGAATGGAGAGCAGGACCTATCAGCATTTTTACTTGTGGATTTGGGGATTATCAAGTATCCAAATTACAACTGTATAAtctcaaaacaaattttctcAAGCCGCGATGATTTCCTTGCATATGAAGAG GCCATTGAAGTGGCACAAGTTATGGATCAGTCACTTGATGAAAACAGTACCGAGTTTGTCTGGAGATGCATAGAGGTATCTGACTCACGTATATCCAACTCTTCTCATGAGGAAACTCGGTCCCTCACTTCTGAATCACCGGCGGCATTTTTGTCATGCTTTTCAGCTGCGTGGGTCTACTCAAAGGTGGTTTTGCTAGGTGTTTCATTTCTTGAGCGTGAGCGAAG GTACAAGGATGCAATTATTTTATTGAAGCAGCTGCTAAAACATTTTACCTCTGATAGAAGAAGAGGATATTGGACCCTGAGGCTGTCAATTGATTTGGAACATGTGGGTTGTCTCAATGAGAGCCTTTCGGTTGCTGAAGATGGTTTACTAGATCCATCGGTTCGTGCTGGTTCAAGAATGGCACTACAAAGGCGGGTCCTACGCCTGGGGAAACCTCCAAGGCGCTGGAAAACCCCCAGTTTTTCTGAGTCTGTAAAGAGGAAGATCACCGAG GTGCATGTTCAAGGGAGACCGTTGAACTGTAGGACAGGGACGAAGAGCAGGTTCTATGGTGAAGATGGAGAACAATGTGGAGTCGAGGAGCTTGCCATGCAGTATTATGGCGGGGAAGGAGGCAGCTGGCAGTCTGTACATACAGAGAGTGGCATTTGGTTGACCATTTTTGGGCTTCTTTTGTGGGATGCTATTTTTGCTGATGTACCAGATGTCTTCCGCACTAGATTCCAG ACTGCCCCCTTAGATTTGGGGACTGATAGCTTTTATGAAGTGAGAAAGACCATCCTAGAACCAATACTTGTAAAAATCTACGATGGAGCTGCTGAAGAGATCCTAATCACATCATGGGAAACACATTTAGGCACATCATGTCGGGGAGTTAACTGGGACCGGCATTCACTATCCGAGCTTCGAGCAGCCGTGACATGCATTGGTGGACCCTGTTTAGCCTCGTTCTGCCGACACTTGGCGCAAGATTACCGGACCTGGTCTAGTGGAATGCCTGATTTATTGTTGTGGCGCTTCCATGGTGATTACAGAGGTGAAGCCAAGCTTGTTGAAGTTAAAGGCCCTAACGATAGACTCTCTGAGCAGCAGCGTGCTTGGTTGCTGTTTTTAATGGACTGCGGGTTTAATACCGAGGTTTGCAAAGTGAGTCCTGCTCCTGTATCTGAATGA
- the LOC131316260 gene encoding fanconi-associated nuclease 1 homolog isoform X2, giving the protein MLTGRESLIRLIGKRRRFLPNRQSLLSSPSQGSLDLRKGENVGEMTVAEEGSSEKHLGGGGDNDRIGSVVETCAADFVTCPVCGNTVPGGDYMINSHLDTCLARGTKRKLRQRTLLQLNFSSQSKVGIQSSELDQVGVHLVQRAPDNILCDTIRKLHDCVGANRDNTTQCKALMNSESVLSTDSSAENKITYDINCGADSPTLLPENKMPKYEMNETMDDMSGQLLKTFVVGRKFSEEVMLYLGANISLLRDPNNIKDSNAIKVVYAESGCYKMLGFIPRELAQYLSPLMDKYLLSFEGCVTSIPEHSHDVLPIQITCQNEIFSGEKECDNLQVVRSLWENAFRVAESAKTHPLGMAKYQQNFSVLIQEVLRSYPHLFSCDEKIIFETFTSLSDDSQRLFVRLYTRKGPWFRISNLSYPEISDYNQAIKELSATGYMCAVESISDLQDNDLKEVLYLLTVSELREVLCKLKKKCKPGTRKQDFVALLLSSYADGLCPVLPNVVLEKTGPCVQISLSTESIIWRAERLFFLNGEQDLSAFLLVDLGIIKYPNYNCIISKQIFSSRDDFLAYEEAIEVAQVMDQSLDENSTEFVWRCIEVSDSRISNSSHEETRSLTSESPAAFLSCFSAAWVYSKVVLLGVSFLERERRYKDAIILLKQLLKHFTSDRRRGYWTLRLSIDLEHVGCLNESLSVAEDGLLDPSVRAGSRMALQRRVLRLGKPPRRWKTPSFSESVKRKITEVHVQGRPLNCRTGTKSRFYGEDGEQCGVEELAMQYYGGEGGSWQSVHTESGIWLTIFGLLLWDAIFADVPDVFRTRFQTAPLDLGTDSFYEVRKTILEPILVKIYDGAAEEILITSWETHLGTSCRGVNWDRHSLSELRAAVTCIGGPCLASFCRHLAQDYRTWSSGMPDLLLWRFHGDYRGEAKLVEVKGPNDRLSEQQRAWLLFLMDCGFNTEVCKVSPAPVSE; this is encoded by the exons GGCTCTTTGGATTTGCGTAAAGGCGAAAATGTTGGGGAAATGACCGTTGCGGAAGAAGGATCATCAGAGAAACAtttgggtggcggtggtgatAATGATCGTATTGGAAGCGTGGTTGAGACTTgtgctgctgattttgtcacctGTCCTGTTTGTGGTAACACTGTTCCTGGCGGAGATTACATGATTAATTCTCATTTGG ACACATGCCTAGCAAGAGGAACCAAACGTAAACTGAGGCAGCGCACCCTTCTTCAGTTAAACTTCTCTTCACAGTCAAAAGTTGGAATTCAATCAAGCGAGTTGGATCAAGTGGGAGTTCATTTGGTTCAGAGGGCTCCTGATAACATTTTGTGTGATACCATTCGCAAATTGCATGACTGTGTCGGTGCGAACAGAGACAACACTACCCAGTGCAAAGCACTCATGAATTCAGAGTCTGTTTTGAGCACTGATAGCTCTGCAGAAAACAAGATAACTTACGATATAAATTGCGGAGCTGATTCACCTACGTTACTCCCTGAGAACAAGATGCCCAAATATGAGATGAATGAAACTATGGACGACATGTCTGGGCAACTCCTCAAAACTTTCGTTGTTGGTCGTAAGTTTAGTGAGGAAGTAATGTTATATCTTGGGGCAAATATCTCTCTTTTGAGAGATCCTAATAATATTAAGGATAGCAATGCCATCAAG GTTGTTTATGCAGAATCTGGATGCTATAAAATGCTTGGTTTTATCCCTCGAGAGTTGGCTCAATATCTGTCTCCTTTAATGGATAAGTACCTCTTGAGTTTTGAG GGCTGTGTAACTTCCATTCCAGAACATTCCCACGATGTTCTCCCAATTCAAATTACATGTCAAAACGAGATATTTTCTGGTGAAAAGGAATGTGACAATCTTCAGGTTGTTAGGTCCTTGTGGGAAAATGCTTTCCGTGTAGCTGAATCTGCAAAAACTCATCCACTGGGCATGGCAAAATACCAACAGAACTTTTCTGTGCTGATACAAGAGGTTTTAAGGAGTTACCCTCATCTTTTCAGCTGTGATGAAAAGATTATATTTG AaacttttacttcactttcagATGATAGTCAGAGACTCTTTGTTCGGCTTTATACAAGAAAAG GCCCATGGTTTCGGATTTCTAATCTTTCATATCCCGAAATATCTGATTACAATCAAGCAATTAAGGAGCTCTCAG CAACTGGCTATATGTGTGCTGTTGAGTCAATCAGTGACTTACAGGACAATGACTTGAAGGAGGTTCTGTATTTGCTTACTGTTTCTGAGCTGCGTGAAGTTTTGTGCAAGCTTAAAAAG AAATGCAAACCTGGTACGAGAAAGCAAGATTTTGTTGCATTGCTTCTTTCTTCATATGCTGATGGATTATG CCCAGTCCTACCAAATgtggttttggaaaaaacagGACCTTGTGTTCAGATATCTTTATCAACTGAGTCCATTATTTGGCGTGCTGAG AGGCTTTTCTTCTTGAATGGAGAGCAGGACCTATCAGCATTTTTACTTGTGGATTTGGGGATTATCAAGTATCCAAATTACAACTGTATAAtctcaaaacaaattttctcAAGCCGCGATGATTTCCTTGCATATGAAGAG GCCATTGAAGTGGCACAAGTTATGGATCAGTCACTTGATGAAAACAGTACCGAGTTTGTCTGGAGATGCATAGAGGTATCTGACTCACGTATATCCAACTCTTCTCATGAGGAAACTCGGTCCCTCACTTCTGAATCACCGGCGGCATTTTTGTCATGCTTTTCAGCTGCGTGGGTCTACTCAAAGGTGGTTTTGCTAGGTGTTTCATTTCTTGAGCGTGAGCGAAG GTACAAGGATGCAATTATTTTATTGAAGCAGCTGCTAAAACATTTTACCTCTGATAGAAGAAGAGGATATTGGACCCTGAGGCTGTCAATTGATTTGGAACATGTGGGTTGTCTCAATGAGAGCCTTTCGGTTGCTGAAGATGGTTTACTAGATCCATCGGTTCGTGCTGGTTCAAGAATGGCACTACAAAGGCGGGTCCTACGCCTGGGGAAACCTCCAAGGCGCTGGAAAACCCCCAGTTTTTCTGAGTCTGTAAAGAGGAAGATCACCGAG GTGCATGTTCAAGGGAGACCGTTGAACTGTAGGACAGGGACGAAGAGCAGGTTCTATGGTGAAGATGGAGAACAATGTGGAGTCGAGGAGCTTGCCATGCAGTATTATGGCGGGGAAGGAGGCAGCTGGCAGTCTGTACATACAGAGAGTGGCATTTGGTTGACCATTTTTGGGCTTCTTTTGTGGGATGCTATTTTTGCTGATGTACCAGATGTCTTCCGCACTAGATTCCAG ACTGCCCCCTTAGATTTGGGGACTGATAGCTTTTATGAAGTGAGAAAGACCATCCTAGAACCAATACTTGTAAAAATCTACGATGGAGCTGCTGAAGAGATCCTAATCACATCATGGGAAACACATTTAGGCACATCATGTCGGGGAGTTAACTGGGACCGGCATTCACTATCCGAGCTTCGAGCAGCCGTGACATGCATTGGTGGACCCTGTTTAGCCTCGTTCTGCCGACACTTGGCGCAAGATTACCGGACCTGGTCTAGTGGAATGCCTGATTTATTGTTGTGGCGCTTCCATGGTGATTACAGAGGTGAAGCCAAGCTTGTTGAAGTTAAAGGCCCTAACGATAGACTCTCTGAGCAGCAGCGTGCTTGGTTGCTGTTTTTAATGGACTGCGGGTTTAATACCGAGGTTTGCAAAGTGAGTCCTGCTCCTGTATCTGAATGA
- the LOC131316260 gene encoding fanconi-associated nuclease 1 homolog isoform X3 produces the protein MTVAEEGSSEKHLGGGGDNDRIGSVVETCAADFVTCPVCGNTVPGGDYMINSHLDTCLARGTKRKLRQRTLLQLNFSSQSKVGIQSSELDQVGVHLVQRAPDNILCDTIRKLHDCVGANRDNTTQCKALMNSESVLSTDSSAENKITYDINCGADSPTLLPENKMPKYEMNETMDDMSGQLLKTFVVGRKFSEEVMLYLGANISLLRDPNNIKDSNAIKVVYAESGCYKMLGFIPRELAQYLSPLMDKYLLSFEGCVTSIPEHSHDVLPIQITCQNEIFSGEKECDNLQVVRSLWENAFRVAESAKTHPLGMAKYQQNFSVLIQEVLRSYPHLFSCDEKIIFETFTSLSDDSQRLFVRLYTRKGPWFRISNLSYPEISDYNQAIKELSATGYMCAVESISDLQDNDLKEVLYLLTVSELREVLCKLKKKCKPGTRKQDFVALLLSSYADGLCPVLPNVVLEKTGPCVQISLSTESIIWRAERLFFLNGEQDLSAFLLVDLGIIKYPNYNCIISKQIFSSRDDFLAYEEAIEVAQVMDQSLDENSTEFVWRCIEVSDSRISNSSHEETRSLTSESPAAFLSCFSAAWVYSKVVLLGVSFLERERRYKDAIILLKQLLKHFTSDRRRGYWTLRLSIDLEHVGCLNESLSVAEDGLLDPSVRAGSRMALQRRVLRLGKPPRRWKTPSFSESVKRKITEVHVQGRPLNCRTGTKSRFYGEDGEQCGVEELAMQYYGGEGGSWQSVHTESGIWLTIFGLLLWDAIFADVPDVFRTRFQTAPLDLGTDSFYEVRKTILEPILVKIYDGAAEEILITSWETHLGTSCRGVNWDRHSLSELRAAVTCIGGPCLASFCRHLAQDYRTWSSGMPDLLLWRFHGDYRGEAKLVEVKGPNDRLSEQQRAWLLFLMDCGFNTEVCKVSPAPVSE, from the exons ATGACCGTTGCGGAAGAAGGATCATCAGAGAAACAtttgggtggcggtggtgatAATGATCGTATTGGAAGCGTGGTTGAGACTTgtgctgctgattttgtcacctGTCCTGTTTGTGGTAACACTGTTCCTGGCGGAGATTACATGATTAATTCTCATTTGG ACACATGCCTAGCAAGAGGAACCAAACGTAAACTGAGGCAGCGCACCCTTCTTCAGTTAAACTTCTCTTCACAGTCAAAAGTTGGAATTCAATCAAGCGAGTTGGATCAAGTGGGAGTTCATTTGGTTCAGAGGGCTCCTGATAACATTTTGTGTGATACCATTCGCAAATTGCATGACTGTGTCGGTGCGAACAGAGACAACACTACCCAGTGCAAAGCACTCATGAATTCAGAGTCTGTTTTGAGCACTGATAGCTCTGCAGAAAACAAGATAACTTACGATATAAATTGCGGAGCTGATTCACCTACGTTACTCCCTGAGAACAAGATGCCCAAATATGAGATGAATGAAACTATGGACGACATGTCTGGGCAACTCCTCAAAACTTTCGTTGTTGGTCGTAAGTTTAGTGAGGAAGTAATGTTATATCTTGGGGCAAATATCTCTCTTTTGAGAGATCCTAATAATATTAAGGATAGCAATGCCATCAAG GTTGTTTATGCAGAATCTGGATGCTATAAAATGCTTGGTTTTATCCCTCGAGAGTTGGCTCAATATCTGTCTCCTTTAATGGATAAGTACCTCTTGAGTTTTGAG GGCTGTGTAACTTCCATTCCAGAACATTCCCACGATGTTCTCCCAATTCAAATTACATGTCAAAACGAGATATTTTCTGGTGAAAAGGAATGTGACAATCTTCAGGTTGTTAGGTCCTTGTGGGAAAATGCTTTCCGTGTAGCTGAATCTGCAAAAACTCATCCACTGGGCATGGCAAAATACCAACAGAACTTTTCTGTGCTGATACAAGAGGTTTTAAGGAGTTACCCTCATCTTTTCAGCTGTGATGAAAAGATTATATTTG AaacttttacttcactttcagATGATAGTCAGAGACTCTTTGTTCGGCTTTATACAAGAAAAG GCCCATGGTTTCGGATTTCTAATCTTTCATATCCCGAAATATCTGATTACAATCAAGCAATTAAGGAGCTCTCAG CAACTGGCTATATGTGTGCTGTTGAGTCAATCAGTGACTTACAGGACAATGACTTGAAGGAGGTTCTGTATTTGCTTACTGTTTCTGAGCTGCGTGAAGTTTTGTGCAAGCTTAAAAAG AAATGCAAACCTGGTACGAGAAAGCAAGATTTTGTTGCATTGCTTCTTTCTTCATATGCTGATGGATTATG CCCAGTCCTACCAAATgtggttttggaaaaaacagGACCTTGTGTTCAGATATCTTTATCAACTGAGTCCATTATTTGGCGTGCTGAG AGGCTTTTCTTCTTGAATGGAGAGCAGGACCTATCAGCATTTTTACTTGTGGATTTGGGGATTATCAAGTATCCAAATTACAACTGTATAAtctcaaaacaaattttctcAAGCCGCGATGATTTCCTTGCATATGAAGAG GCCATTGAAGTGGCACAAGTTATGGATCAGTCACTTGATGAAAACAGTACCGAGTTTGTCTGGAGATGCATAGAGGTATCTGACTCACGTATATCCAACTCTTCTCATGAGGAAACTCGGTCCCTCACTTCTGAATCACCGGCGGCATTTTTGTCATGCTTTTCAGCTGCGTGGGTCTACTCAAAGGTGGTTTTGCTAGGTGTTTCATTTCTTGAGCGTGAGCGAAG GTACAAGGATGCAATTATTTTATTGAAGCAGCTGCTAAAACATTTTACCTCTGATAGAAGAAGAGGATATTGGACCCTGAGGCTGTCAATTGATTTGGAACATGTGGGTTGTCTCAATGAGAGCCTTTCGGTTGCTGAAGATGGTTTACTAGATCCATCGGTTCGTGCTGGTTCAAGAATGGCACTACAAAGGCGGGTCCTACGCCTGGGGAAACCTCCAAGGCGCTGGAAAACCCCCAGTTTTTCTGAGTCTGTAAAGAGGAAGATCACCGAG GTGCATGTTCAAGGGAGACCGTTGAACTGTAGGACAGGGACGAAGAGCAGGTTCTATGGTGAAGATGGAGAACAATGTGGAGTCGAGGAGCTTGCCATGCAGTATTATGGCGGGGAAGGAGGCAGCTGGCAGTCTGTACATACAGAGAGTGGCATTTGGTTGACCATTTTTGGGCTTCTTTTGTGGGATGCTATTTTTGCTGATGTACCAGATGTCTTCCGCACTAGATTCCAG ACTGCCCCCTTAGATTTGGGGACTGATAGCTTTTATGAAGTGAGAAAGACCATCCTAGAACCAATACTTGTAAAAATCTACGATGGAGCTGCTGAAGAGATCCTAATCACATCATGGGAAACACATTTAGGCACATCATGTCGGGGAGTTAACTGGGACCGGCATTCACTATCCGAGCTTCGAGCAGCCGTGACATGCATTGGTGGACCCTGTTTAGCCTCGTTCTGCCGACACTTGGCGCAAGATTACCGGACCTGGTCTAGTGGAATGCCTGATTTATTGTTGTGGCGCTTCCATGGTGATTACAGAGGTGAAGCCAAGCTTGTTGAAGTTAAAGGCCCTAACGATAGACTCTCTGAGCAGCAGCGTGCTTGGTTGCTGTTTTTAATGGACTGCGGGTTTAATACCGAGGTTTGCAAAGTGAGTCCTGCTCCTGTATCTGAATGA
- the LOC131316260 gene encoding fanconi-associated nuclease 1 homolog isoform X4, whose amino-acid sequence MNSESVLSTDSSAENKITYDINCGADSPTLLPENKMPKYEMNETMDDMSGQLLKTFVVGRKFSEEVMLYLGANISLLRDPNNIKDSNAIKVVYAESGCYKMLGFIPRELAQYLSPLMDKYLLSFEGCVTSIPEHSHDVLPIQITCQNEIFSGEKECDNLQVVRSLWENAFRVAESAKTHPLGMAKYQQNFSVLIQEVLRSYPHLFSCDEKIIFETFTSLSDDSQRLFVRLYTRKGPWFRISNLSYPEISDYNQAIKELSATGYMCAVESISDLQDNDLKEVLYLLTVSELREVLCKLKKKCKPGTRKQDFVALLLSSYADGLCPVLPNVVLEKTGPCVQISLSTESIIWRAERLFFLNGEQDLSAFLLVDLGIIKYPNYNCIISKQIFSSRDDFLAYEEAIEVAQVMDQSLDENSTEFVWRCIEVSDSRISNSSHEETRSLTSESPAAFLSCFSAAWVYSKVVLLGVSFLERERRYKDAIILLKQLLKHFTSDRRRGYWTLRLSIDLEHVGCLNESLSVAEDGLLDPSVRAGSRMALQRRVLRLGKPPRRWKTPSFSESVKRKITEVHVQGRPLNCRTGTKSRFYGEDGEQCGVEELAMQYYGGEGGSWQSVHTESGIWLTIFGLLLWDAIFADVPDVFRTRFQTAPLDLGTDSFYEVRKTILEPILVKIYDGAAEEILITSWETHLGTSCRGVNWDRHSLSELRAAVTCIGGPCLASFCRHLAQDYRTWSSGMPDLLLWRFHGDYRGEAKLVEVKGPNDRLSEQQRAWLLFLMDCGFNTEVCKVSPAPVSE is encoded by the exons ATGAATTCAGAGTCTGTTTTGAGCACTGATAGCTCTGCAGAAAACAAGATAACTTACGATATAAATTGCGGAGCTGATTCACCTACGTTACTCCCTGAGAACAAGATGCCCAAATATGAGATGAATGAAACTATGGACGACATGTCTGGGCAACTCCTCAAAACTTTCGTTGTTGGTCGTAAGTTTAGTGAGGAAGTAATGTTATATCTTGGGGCAAATATCTCTCTTTTGAGAGATCCTAATAATATTAAGGATAGCAATGCCATCAAG GTTGTTTATGCAGAATCTGGATGCTATAAAATGCTTGGTTTTATCCCTCGAGAGTTGGCTCAATATCTGTCTCCTTTAATGGATAAGTACCTCTTGAGTTTTGAG GGCTGTGTAACTTCCATTCCAGAACATTCCCACGATGTTCTCCCAATTCAAATTACATGTCAAAACGAGATATTTTCTGGTGAAAAGGAATGTGACAATCTTCAGGTTGTTAGGTCCTTGTGGGAAAATGCTTTCCGTGTAGCTGAATCTGCAAAAACTCATCCACTGGGCATGGCAAAATACCAACAGAACTTTTCTGTGCTGATACAAGAGGTTTTAAGGAGTTACCCTCATCTTTTCAGCTGTGATGAAAAGATTATATTTG AaacttttacttcactttcagATGATAGTCAGAGACTCTTTGTTCGGCTTTATACAAGAAAAG GCCCATGGTTTCGGATTTCTAATCTTTCATATCCCGAAATATCTGATTACAATCAAGCAATTAAGGAGCTCTCAG CAACTGGCTATATGTGTGCTGTTGAGTCAATCAGTGACTTACAGGACAATGACTTGAAGGAGGTTCTGTATTTGCTTACTGTTTCTGAGCTGCGTGAAGTTTTGTGCAAGCTTAAAAAG AAATGCAAACCTGGTACGAGAAAGCAAGATTTTGTTGCATTGCTTCTTTCTTCATATGCTGATGGATTATG CCCAGTCCTACCAAATgtggttttggaaaaaacagGACCTTGTGTTCAGATATCTTTATCAACTGAGTCCATTATTTGGCGTGCTGAG AGGCTTTTCTTCTTGAATGGAGAGCAGGACCTATCAGCATTTTTACTTGTGGATTTGGGGATTATCAAGTATCCAAATTACAACTGTATAAtctcaaaacaaattttctcAAGCCGCGATGATTTCCTTGCATATGAAGAG GCCATTGAAGTGGCACAAGTTATGGATCAGTCACTTGATGAAAACAGTACCGAGTTTGTCTGGAGATGCATAGAGGTATCTGACTCACGTATATCCAACTCTTCTCATGAGGAAACTCGGTCCCTCACTTCTGAATCACCGGCGGCATTTTTGTCATGCTTTTCAGCTGCGTGGGTCTACTCAAAGGTGGTTTTGCTAGGTGTTTCATTTCTTGAGCGTGAGCGAAG GTACAAGGATGCAATTATTTTATTGAAGCAGCTGCTAAAACATTTTACCTCTGATAGAAGAAGAGGATATTGGACCCTGAGGCTGTCAATTGATTTGGAACATGTGGGTTGTCTCAATGAGAGCCTTTCGGTTGCTGAAGATGGTTTACTAGATCCATCGGTTCGTGCTGGTTCAAGAATGGCACTACAAAGGCGGGTCCTACGCCTGGGGAAACCTCCAAGGCGCTGGAAAACCCCCAGTTTTTCTGAGTCTGTAAAGAGGAAGATCACCGAG GTGCATGTTCAAGGGAGACCGTTGAACTGTAGGACAGGGACGAAGAGCAGGTTCTATGGTGAAGATGGAGAACAATGTGGAGTCGAGGAGCTTGCCATGCAGTATTATGGCGGGGAAGGAGGCAGCTGGCAGTCTGTACATACAGAGAGTGGCATTTGGTTGACCATTTTTGGGCTTCTTTTGTGGGATGCTATTTTTGCTGATGTACCAGATGTCTTCCGCACTAGATTCCAG ACTGCCCCCTTAGATTTGGGGACTGATAGCTTTTATGAAGTGAGAAAGACCATCCTAGAACCAATACTTGTAAAAATCTACGATGGAGCTGCTGAAGAGATCCTAATCACATCATGGGAAACACATTTAGGCACATCATGTCGGGGAGTTAACTGGGACCGGCATTCACTATCCGAGCTTCGAGCAGCCGTGACATGCATTGGTGGACCCTGTTTAGCCTCGTTCTGCCGACACTTGGCGCAAGATTACCGGACCTGGTCTAGTGGAATGCCTGATTTATTGTTGTGGCGCTTCCATGGTGATTACAGAGGTGAAGCCAAGCTTGTTGAAGTTAAAGGCCCTAACGATAGACTCTCTGAGCAGCAGCGTGCTTGGTTGCTGTTTTTAATGGACTGCGGGTTTAATACCGAGGTTTGCAAAGTGAGTCCTGCTCCTGTATCTGAATGA